Proteins encoded together in one Urocitellus parryii isolate mUroPar1 chromosome 3, mUroPar1.hap1, whole genome shotgun sequence window:
- the LOC113178391 gene encoding olfactory receptor 7E178-like has protein sequence MEEEPQFTGEVTVGEADDHSAQITLLGPLQNLLELTTWSSMLENRPVNLKANIMCPRNTQAQNITRVSEFLLMSFSEDLDLQPIIFVPFLSMYLVTILGNLLIILAVCSDSHLHTPMYFFLSNLSLADIGSISTTVPNMIVNIQTHNDIISYEGCLTQMSLFTILVCMDYMLLTVMAYDQFVAICHPLHYPVIMNSCFCGFLILGSFLLSLLESQLHNLMILKVTSFKDVEISNFYCDPSELPNLSCSHNFSDDFVKYVLIAIYGLFPISGILFSYYKIISSILRIPSSGGKYKAFSTCGSHLAVFCLFLGTGTAVYFGSAASHSPRKGAVASVMYTVVTPMLNPFIYSLRNRDIKGALRRLQIRTV, from the exons ATGGAAGAAGAGCCACAGTTCACAGGAGAGGTCACAGTAGGGGAGGCTGATGATCATTCAGCACAGATCACACTCTTGGGCCCCCTTCAGAACCTCCTTGAGCTCACCACATGGTCCTCCATGCTGGAAAACAGACCTGTCAATCTCAAGGCAAACATAAT gTGTCCAAGAAACACACAAGCACAAAATATAACCCGTGTCTCTGAATTCCTACTCATGAGCTTCTCAGAGGATCTAGACCTGCAGCCCATCATCTTTGTACCattcctgtccatgtacctggtcaccaTCCTGGgaaacctgctcatcatcctggctgtctgctctgactcccacctccacacccccatgtacttcttcctctccaacctgtccttggctGACATTGGTTCCATTTCTACCACGGTTCCAAACATGATTGTAAACATTCAAACTCACAATGATATCATCTCCTATGAGGGATGCCTGACACAGATGTCTCTTTTTACCATTCTTGTTTGTATGGATTATATGCTTCtgactgtgatggcctatgaccagtttgtggccatctgtcaccccctgcATTATCCAGTCATTATGAACTCTTGCTTCTGTGGCTTCTTAATTTTGGGGTCATTTTTGCTGAGTCTTTTGGAATCCCAGCTGCACAATTTGATGATCTTAAAAGTTACCAGCTTCAAGGATGTGGAAATTTCCAATTTCTACTGTGACCCTTCTGAACTACCGAATCTTTCCTGTTCTCACAACTTCTCTGATGACTTTGTGAAGTATGTTCTTATTGCCATCTATGGCCTTTTCCCCATCTCAGGGATCCTTTTctcttattataaaattatttcctccatTCTGAGGATCCCATCCTCAGGTGggaagtacaaagccttctctACCTGTGGCTCTCATCTggcagttttttgtttatttttaggaacAGGCACTGCAGTGTATTTTGGATCAGCTGCATCCCATTCTCCCAGGAAGGGTGCAGTGGCCTCcgtgatgtacactgtggtcacccccatgctgaaccccttcatctacagcctgaggaacagggacattAAAGGTGCCCTGAGGAGGCTGCAGATCAGGACAGTCTAA
- the LOC144253926 gene encoding olfactory receptor 7E24-like has product MDSSQTKTEKDPNLQPILFGLFLSMYLVTVLGNLLVILAVSSDPHLHTPMYFFLSNLSLADMGFISTTVPKMLTNIQTHSRAISYVGCLTQMSLFVIFACMDDLLLTVMAYDRFMAICHPLHYPVIMNLHLCGFLVLMSLLFALFESQLHILIALEFTRFTEVDISNFFCDPTQVLSLSCSDNFSGNMIKYFLGAIYGFLPVLGILLSYYEIVSSILKIPSLSGKYKASSACGSHLSVVCLFYGTGIGAHLGSAVSSSPKKDVVSSVMYTVVTPMLNPFIYSLRNRDIKNALRRLHNRTV; this is encoded by the exons ATGGACAGCTCTCAGACCAAAACCGAAA AAGATCCGAACCTACAGCCCATCCTCTTCGGactgttcctgtccatgtacctggtcacagtgCTTGGGAACCTGCTTGTCATCCTGGCTGTCAGCTCTGACCCCCATCtacacacccccatgtacttcttcctctccaacctgtccttggctGACATGGGCTTCATCTCCACCACGGTCCCAAAGATGCTCACGAACATTCAGACTCACAGCAGAGCCATCTCCTATGTGGGCTGCCTGACACAGATGTCTCTGTTTGTCATATTTGCATGCATGGATGATCTGCTTCTGACTGtaatggcctatgaccgcttcatggccatctgtcaccccctgcATTATCCAGTCATTATGAACCTTCATCTGTGTGGATTCTTAGTTTTGATGTCTTTGTTGTTTGCACTTTTTGAATCCCAGCTTCATATTCTGATTGCATTAGAGTTTACCCGCTTCACAGAGGTGgacatttctaatttcttctgtgACCCTACTCAAGTCCTTAGTCTTTCCTGTTCTGACAACTTCTCTGGTAACATGATCAAGTATTTTCTTGGTGCCATCTATGGTTTTCTCCCGGTCTTAGGGATCCTTTTATCTTACTATGAAATTGTTTCCTCCATTTTGAAGATCCCATCTTTGAGTGGGAAGTACAAAGCCTCCTCTGCCTGTGGGTCTCACCTGTCagttgtttgcttattttatggAACAGGCATTGGAGCACACCTTGGTTCAGCTGTGTCATCCTCCCCCAAGAAAGATGTGGTGTCCTcagtgatgtacactgtggtcacccccatgctgaacccctttatctacagcctgaggaacagggacattAAAAATGCCCTGAGGAGGCTCCACAATAGAACAGTCTAA